TTGATTTTATCGATTTGTAAATGGACTGTGTTTacatagcgcttttctagtcttaacgactactcaaagcgcttttacatagtacaggaaccattcaccattcacacactgttggctgaggctgccatacaagctGCTCATCAgattaacacacacatttacacaccaaCGGCGCAGCATTATCAAGAGGAAACCTGTACCTCTCAGCGCTCCAGTGTCTATATGCTTATGCACTTGGTGACATCCTGCTCACCAAGTCTAAACTGAATAAACCATGATCTGAGACAGAGGTCTGGCTCGGGACATCTGTCAATGAtcaatcatctctctctctctctcccagtgcAATCCCTATTTTTACCTATTGCAATCCAAATATTCAATAATGACAAATTACCATCAAAATATAAGCAGCATGCCCATTTTGCCATTAGGCAAAGCATGTTTAGGACTCTATGTCTTATTAATTGAAACAGAAAAAACTTAGATCacagtgtttctctgtgtccTCACATTAAGAACACCACTGATTACTGTTTGATCTATATTCCTTGCTTAGATGTTTCTAATTTAGTAATATAAACAAGCCATATGGTTGTTTGGTTTGGAGCATGTTGGCACTTATGTACTGAGCTCTAATAGCCAACATTGGTGTCATTGTTCTCAAATGAGGCAAACAAATGAAAATCCAACAACCTGAAACAAACATAAGCAAATCTATGCAAGGAAGCATGTATTTCAAGCAGTTCATTGATATTTATCTGGTCAACAATCACTATCAATGATTCACTAGCGCAGTGAAATCACAGACAGTTGGAGAAAAGCATGATGCCTTAGTCTGGGGTACACATGGTACCTTGTGTCCGTCAGTCAACATGTCTACTCTGTGGCCTTTGTATTCCTGGAGGCAACACTCAGATTTGGCAGACCATGCAAATAATTTATAACGTTGAGAAAATGTCTAACCCAACACTAACAAAGCATGTGAAAAGCTTTGGATACATTTGTAAAATTATCAGCATGCGTCTGAAGTTGTCacagattttttgttttaaccaCTTGCTTCCACTTCAAACCCAATTGGAATCAAACattattttctgtaattttgTGTGTATTCTGTACTTCGGAAAACAATCAAACTAATTCAGTGAGAATATTCTCCTACAAGAAAACTCGATTTATGCTTGCACACAAAGCCGTATATCAGAAGACAAAGAACACATTTCAGTGATACGCATATTTTCACTGGATGCATTCTGAAATAGTTGTATTAAAGAATAGAATTACACTTTCTTGATTTGTGTTCAAATGGATGTTATGTTATGAGCAGGTGCTGCAGACAAAACcctgaaaacaatattttttgatGTTTGATGAAAAAGCATGCAAGGacgaaaaaaaaatgtcttcagaATTTTGTGaatttttatgtttaacaaATCTTACAGATATTATTACTTTATccattttatttacagtgttAGCTTTCATAAAGCATGGCTTCATAATGGGGAATTACTCAAAATAAAGGAACATTTTTACaacaatttattttaacatgGGCTCTTTCCACTCTCTTCTCCTCAATTAGAAGGAACTTCGTTTTAAAACTTTGTCAGTAAtaattgaaatataaaaaaacatgaaatcagcTCTGGGTTAAAATGCAAGGATGTGAACCAGCCAAATATATTCCTACATCTGTTTCAAAATGCAGTACAACCTCAGTTTGATGATCTTAAGTTTGCAAAGCATTTATTAAAAGTAGCCTAATAAtgtcgtaaaatacacttttgtaaaaataagagAATAAAAGTATTccttgttatttaaaaaaaaacataaataccaAACAACTGTCTTAAAGCAGAATGAGAGCCTAAATATATCTAGATGATGACGTTTATGTTATATTATGAGAAAGTGTTGCATTTTGTTGCCATTAAGATATCAATCAACTAAAAAACGTCGAATTTATGTGGGAGTAACTCTACAGATGACAGACTCTTAACATTCATGTCTGGGTCAGATTAAGGTTAGACTGTGGTCACACTGGAGATGGCTAGCACTAAATAAGGatcagagtgtaaatgtgttgcAATATATTCTAGAAGTTAGAACAAACTCACCCTTCTCTGCTCTCCAAATATTAGGTTATTTCAGCTTATTTATCACATACTAcaatcttattattattattattattattattattattattattattattattattaattattagtaTTACTTACCTGGTGTCATTGTAGGCGACATCTAGCCATTCGCCAACTTCAGTCTTCACGTAGTTGGGGTTGGGATAAGGCGGCCTCAGCATCCCGCCAGGGTACCACTGCTCAGGACGGATGACGCTCCTTTCATGTGGATTACATATGAACGCGGTGTTGGCCCCTGTGCTCTGTGCATCCATGCACTGCCTCGAGCCCCAACACTGAGTGTTGTACTTCTCATTAAAGGTGTAATGACTGCCCCACAATGCCGATTCACCGGTGTCCTCACATTCCACTTTGACGCTGTATTGTTCTGGCTGATAACACCCGAACTTGTTCTCCATGGCTTCCCCGAAGTCTATCGCTTCGTCAGGTGGCTTGTAAACTCGGCACGGTCGCTCTGTAGCCGTCTGACCGAAGTGTGCCAAGTTGCCTGGCGCGGATATGGCATAAGAACAAGAGGCGGCACGCGCTCTGTCCAGTTGACCTGTCCCTTCTGAAGTTGTGTCATCAGCCTCGCACACTAGTGTGAAGTTCTGCTCGTCCACAGATGTCCGAGTGGAGGTAAGGTGTTGAAGACGCGCATCAGTCTCTGAACTTTTGAACATTTCCACAAGTTGCTTCTGGTCGTGCAGGGGACGCTCGGGGCACGTGTAGTACTCGGTGACAGCACCCTGAGCTCCGGGGCACTTCAGAGGCACGGCTCCGACTCCGAACAAATACTCTCTTCTCATTTGGTCATTTGCGGCACGCGGGGGCAGAGTAACGTCCATGTCGCTCAGTCCCAGCGACACGGACACAGCTTTGCACAGCTCCCTGGTTGTTTCCGAGATTGTGGTGCAGGCAGAAAAAGAGCTACTGTCGCCCACACGGCAGTCAGCGTTTAACAACTCCTCATGAGGAGCAGCAGCTGTCTGGCAGCAGGGTTTTTCCATGTCACAGGCTAGCGGGCTAATGTGTCCGGAGCCGTAAATGTTTGCGTCCATACTGTCGGGTTCTGTCAGCCCACCGGCACCGTTTTCTGTTGAGGTTTTAGTAAAACAGACCCGACTTTCTTCAGTTTTTAGCGCCATGCTGGGAGCGCTCACAACGTcgcctgtctttcttttctccccACTTGGCCACATTTTGGTCCGAGAAAACTGTCGGTTAGTTTGGCTCATTTCCCAGAAAGTGTTTACTTGGCCAATATACCGAACTTTGCACGACAAAGGTCTCTTCAACCCCCACGTTGGGGAAAAACTGTTTTAGTAAAGGTGTTAAGGGAGCTACAGCAGTCACAAACTCCTCCTTAACTGAGATTCTCAGAGTCAGAGCTATTCGCTCAAGTTGGGTTTGATGGGAAGGGAATCCAGGAAAGGACTTTTGTATCCGTCAAACGCGAGCACTTCTCCCACTGAAATAAAAGCAGAGCgctgaatgatttatttgtCAAATGCTTAAATGCGGAAGACAGATGAGAATTCACGTTGATATTTAGGCCTACATCATGTATGTTTCACACAAAGCAAACCCATCATTTATGTAGGCCTAGTAGCCTACATGTTTATTGACTCTCTGCGACTTCCTCGGGGCACGAGCCTATTTCCCATTCAGCCCGAATACGCAGTTTCTGTTTTTACTCCCCAATTAAAAAGTGATTGTTGAAGTTAATCATTTTAAAGAGGTGTTTTCACAGTGCCCCACAGTTTGCATGCTGCTATTAGGCCAGTGGTCAGTTATTCAGATAATACAGATACACCTGCTAACATCTGCAAAAGGTCTGTCATCAATAGCACAGTCAGAATCCAGAAGGCCTATACACAGCCATCTGAATTAATGGGTCAAAGGGACATACCGTCTTGTATTTTAGTGGGATCAGAGATGTTTTACAGAGCCAaccattaaatattaagaaaagCAAAAATGATACAGTTGTCACCACACATTGAATTCAAGAATTATGGGAATTCAGGGCATTTTTTGCTATCCCCTTAAACTCCCTTTAATGTTTGTCCTTTACTGTGCAGGAAGATGTGTGTGCacatctttgttttgttttcacattcatctgCTGAAGGAGGAAAGTTTTGTTTTGCACACCTTATATCTGAGTTTAAGACATATCATACTATTAAAGgattttgtgacatcacaacataAACATCCTAATATTCACCTTAATGTGATGTGGAAACTTAAAGCCTCCACTGGGCATACGCCGAGAATGGACTAAACGGCTTGGGTCCAGTATAACTTTTGAAATAAACACTTTTTGCATATTCAAAGATTCAGATTTTTCAATGAGGAAGAGGGAGTAGTTTTAATAATTTGAACAAGGTCACTGAACGTTTTGTGGAAAAAACATATCAGACTCACATTATTACTCAAAGCAGAGCATTTTTATGTCTAAACCCTTACAGtgtaaatacatgttttttcaaacatatatacatatgtactcatatactgtatatcagaatttgttttaattaattaatatttttcaGCATATCCTGTTATATTTCATGGTTATACTGTACTATTTCATGCATATGCCACTGCAACTTCTCATAGACTGACACATACCAAACTCAAACTAGTTAGCACAGTCATTACCGCAACATGGCTGTGCGCACTGTTGACAATATGTCTATCCCACTGTTTTGGGATAGACAGAAATGGAATCTCCAGCATTTTTTGTGGGAGTTCTTCAGTTGAAGAAGTTCTGTTTGTTGACAAAAACACTCTACATTACTTTTAGAGCACCCATCAGCTTTTGGAACTTCCTTTTCTCCAGCCATGGCCACAACAGCTGAAGGCCAAGGTTTTTCTGGGAAACGCTTGTCAGATCTTGGCTTCCCAAGTTAGAAACttggccagaaaaaaaaaattgctgttGCAACA
This genomic interval from Perca flavescens isolate YP-PL-M2 chromosome 13, PFLA_1.0, whole genome shotgun sequence contains the following:
- the ar gene encoding androgen receptor isoform X2; the protein is MSQTNRQFSRTKMWPSGEKRKTGDVVSAPSMALKTEESRVCFTKTSTENGAGGLTEPDSMDANIYGSGHISPLACDMEKPCCQTAAAPHEELLNADCRVGDSSSFSACTTISETTRELCKAVSVSLGLSDMDVTLPPRAANDQMRREYLFGVGAVPLKCPGAQGAVTEYYTCPERPLHDQKQLVEMFKSSETDARLQHLTSTRTSVDEQNFTLVCEADDTTSEGTGQLDRARAASCSYAISAPGNLAHFGQTATERPCRVYKPPDEAIDFGEAMENKFGCYQPEQYSVKVECEDTGESALWGSHYTFNEKYNTQCWGSRQCMDAQSTGANTAFICNPHERSVIRPEQWYPGGMLRPPYPNPNYVKTEVGEWLDVAYNDTRFEAGREHMFPMEFFFPPQRMCLICSDEASGCHYGALTCGSCKVFFKRAAEGKQKYLCASKNDCTIDKLRRKNCPSCRLKKCFEAGMTLGARKLKKIGQQKNPEEDHPLQDPSEVIQNFSPKSGLNFNSQLVFLNILESIEPEVVNAGHDYGQPDSAASLLTSLNELGERQLVKVVKWAKGLPGFRNLHMDDQMTVIQHSWMGVMVFALGWRSYKNVKGRMLYFAPDLVFNEHRMHISSMYEHCIRMRHLSQEFLLLQITQEEFLCMKALLLFSIIPVEGLKSQECFDELRHTYINELDRLINHRMATNCPQRFYKLTRLLDSLQMTVKKLHQFTFDLFVQAQSLPTKVSFPEMIGEIISVHVPKMLAGLAKPILFHE
- the ar gene encoding androgen receptor isoform X1 — protein: MSQTNRQFSRTKMWPSGEKRKTGDVVSAPSMALKTEESRVCFTKTSTENGAGGLTEPDSMDANIYGSGHISPLACDMEKPCCQTAAAPHEELLNADCRVGDSSSFSACTTISETTRELCKAVSVSLGLSDMDVTLPPRAANDQMRREYLFGVGAVPLKCPGAQGAVTEYYTCPERPLHDQKQLVEMFKSSETDARLQHLTSTRTSVDEQNFTLVCEADDTTSEGTGQLDRARAASCSYAISAPGNLAHFGQTATERPCRVYKPPDEAIDFGEAMENKFGCYQPEQYSVKVECEDTGESALWGSHYTFNEKYNTQCWGSRQCMDAQSTGANTAFICNPHERSVIRPEQWYPGGMLRPPYPNPNYVKTEVGEWLDVAYNDTRFEAGREHMFPMEFFFPPQRMCLICSDEASGCHYGALTCGSCKVFFKRAAEVGKQKYLCASKNDCTIDKLRRKNCPSCRLKKCFEAGMTLGARKLKKIGQQKNPEEDHPLQDPSEVIQNFSPKSGLNFNSQLVFLNILESIEPEVVNAGHDYGQPDSAASLLTSLNELGERQLVKVVKWAKGLPGFRNLHMDDQMTVIQHSWMGVMVFALGWRSYKNVKGRMLYFAPDLVFNEHRMHISSMYEHCIRMRHLSQEFLLLQITQEEFLCMKALLLFSIIPVEGLKSQECFDELRHTYINELDRLINHRMATNCPQRFYKLTRLLDSLQMTVKKLHQFTFDLFVQAQSLPTKVSFPEMIGEIISVHVPKMLAGLAKPILFHE